The window CAGACGGGTCGGCGCTCCGCGCACTACACGGGCAAGGAGGGGGTCAAGGTTCTTCTGGTGCCGCCCCTCAAACCGGAGGTCTCCGTCATCCACGTCCAGCGGGCGGCCGCCGACGGAACGGTCCGTATGGAGGGACTGGTAGGACCGGACCTCGATCAGGCCCTCTGCGCCTCCACCCTGATCGTGGAGTGCGAGCGCCTGTGTCCGCCCGAGGAGCTGCGGCAGGTCCCGGAACACAATCAGATCGCCCCTCACTTCGTCAAGGCCATCGTCGTACAGCCCTTCGGGGGGTACCCAACGGCCGTGCCGAATTATTACGACTATGACTACAGCTGGTTTCAGAACTACGCGCGGGTCGTCAAGGGCCGGAGCCTCCAGGGGGTTCGGGAGTTCTGGACGGAACATGTGGCCGAGACGAAGGACGACTGGGACTATCTGGAACGTGCAGGGGGCTTCGAGAAGCTCTCCTCGCTCAGGGCCGTACCCGGCTACGGCTACAACCCCTCGATGACGCGTTTCGAGAAGGAGGGGGAAGCACAATGACGGACAAGGCCTATCGGGCATATCTGGAGAGCCGCAACCTGACCGCCGACGGCTACACCTTCATGGAGATGCTGGCCGTCTCCGTATCGCGGGAGATCCCCGACGGCAGCTTTGCCTTCGTGGGGACGGGCTTGCCCCTTCTGGCGGCGGGCCTGGCGCAGCGCACGCACGCTCCCGAGATGACGATCATCCTGGAGGCCGGGACCGTGGGGCCCAGAATGGAGCACCTGCCCGTCTCCGTGGCCGATCCCCGCGCCGCCCTCGGGGCCGCGACGCTCTCCTCCCTGGTGGACGCCTTCGGAACCATCGCCTGTCGTGGATACTGCACGATCGGGGTGTTGGGGGCAGCGGAGTGCGACAAGTACGGCAACCTGAACTCCACCGGGTTGGGGGGATATTGGCCCGCCGGCGTTTCCGGGGATGGGAAGGGCCCGAGGTCCCGCTTCACGGGCAGCGGCGGTGCGAACGACATCGCCTCCCTGGCGGACAAGGTCGTCGCGATGATGGTACACGAAAAGCGGCGCTTCCCGGAACGGGTCCAGTACCTGACCAGCCCGGCGGGGATGAGGGGGCCGTCGGGGGAGGACCGGTACGACTGCGGGCTGTACCGGGGCGGCGACGTCTGCGTCATCACC is drawn from uncultured Fretibacterium sp. and contains these coding sequences:
- a CDS encoding CoA-transferase, yielding MTDKAYRAYLESRNLTADGYTFMEMLAVSVSREIPDGSFAFVGTGLPLLAAGLAQRTHAPEMTIILEAGTVGPRMEHLPVSVADPRAALGAATLSSLVDAFGTIACRGYCTIGVLGAAECDKYGNLNSTGLGGYWPAGVSGDGKGPRSRFTGSGGANDIASLADKVVAMMVHEKRRFPERVQYLTSPAGMRGPSGEDRYDCGLYRGGDVCVITDLCKMRPNPGTGVLEVTEVFPGSGGAGEIAERTGWDVCFRGKETIAPPTEEELRVLRMEVDPGRLYLGREKKG